Below is a genomic region from Roseovarius arcticus.
GAAGACGCCCGACGGAACCAGCTATGAGATAGCTGGCCCTGAAAATGCACCCTGCATCGTTCTGATTCACGGGTTAGGCCTGAACCGGCAGTGCTGGCAATGGACCACGCCCGCCCTCATCGGCGATTACCGCGTGCTGACCTATGACCTCTTCGGCCATGGCTACAGCGCTGCGCCACCCCAAATGCCGTCGCTGCAGCTGTTTTCGCGTCAGTTGACCGACCTTTTGGATTATTGCGGCATTGAATCCGCCGCGATTACAGGTTTCTCGCTGGGCGGCATGATCGCTCGGCGCACAGCTCAGGATGCGCCCGATCGAGTCGCGGCCTTGGCTATCTTGCATTCGCCGCATCAACGTACGGATGCGGCGCAGGCGGCGATTCTGAAACGCGTGCAGCAGGCGCGAAAGGAAGGTCCGGCATCAACGGTGGACGCTGCGGTAGGGCGGTGGTTCACTGACGATTTCCGCCATGCCAATCCGGCGATGATGGACCTCGTTCGTACGTGGGTTATGGCCAACGATATTGCGATCTACCACACAATCTACAAGGTTCTAGCCAGCGGCATCGCCGAAATTACCGCCTCGTCACCGCCCCTCACCTGCCCCACTCTGGTGATGACGGGGGACGAGGATTACGGCAACGGCCCTGAAATGGCAGCCGCTATAGCCGCCGAGATTGAAGGTGCCGAAGTGCATATCCTGCCGGGCCTTCGTCATATGGCCCTCGCTGAAAATCCGGACGCCGTGAACCAACCGTTGCAGGCCTTCTTCGACCGAGTTTTCAAAGGACGGGCGCTATGACGACGGACATCCTAAAGGGCATTCGCATTCTGGACCTTAGCCGCATGCTATCGGGCCCTTACTGCACTATGATGTTGGCCGATCACGGCGCCGAGGTGATCAAGATCGAAGGCGCAGGCGGTGACACCAGCCGCACCAATGGCCCTTTCCGTGACGACGACCCCGATCACCTCTGGGCAGGGTATTTCGTCAGCCTCAATCGTAACAAGAAAAGCGTTCAACTTGATCTTAAATCAGAAGAGGGCAAGGCGGCATTTCGCAGACTTGCCGCAACAGCGGAGGTGGTTGTCGAAAACTTCCGCCCCGGCGTTATGGACCGACTGGGCCTGTCCTACGAGAGCCTCGCCGAGGCGAACCCCAAGCTGGTCTATGCCGCCATTCGAGGTTTTGGCGATCCGCGCACCGGGGATAGCCCCTACTCGGATTGGCCTTCATATGACGTTGTTGCGCAGGCGATGGGCGGTGTCATGGCGATCACCGGGCCCGATGCCGATAGCCCCACCAAAGTCGGGCCGGGCGTCGGGGACATCTTTACCGGGCTGATGATGTCGTTCGGTATCATGGCTGCCTTGCGCGAGGCCGAGGCGACTGGCAAGGGGCAGTTTACCGATGTCGCGATGTATGACGCGATGATATCGCTCTGTGAACGCGCCACTTACCTGCATGATATGGCTAGCGCGACGCCCGGCCCTGAGGGCAACGGGCATCCGTTCTTGGCGCCATTCGGCGTGTTCCCGGCCACCGACGGCGCCGTCGCACTGGGCGTTGTCGACGACGCGTTCTGGCGTGCCTTGGCGCAGATCATGGGTCAGCCCGAGTTGGGGACCGATCTGCGTTATGCAACGCGCGGTGCGCGGGCGCTTCACCGCGCGGATGTTAACAACTTGGTCAGCGAATGGACGGCGCAGCATGGTAAAGCTGACTTGACGGGCCTACTGGGCGGCAAGGTGCCGTACGGTCCGCTCAACACGATTGAAGATATCTTTGCCGACCCGCACGTCGCCGCCCGCGGTATGCTGGCACAAATCAATCATCCCACCGAGGCGGGCAAGCCATGGACAGTTTCGGCCAACCCGCTGCGCTTTGGGGGGCGACCGGACGGGGTCTATGCACCGCCGCCAAAACTGGGCGAGCATAATGAACTTGCGCAATTCGCAGCCTCGCAGCAGCCAAGGCCTGAGGACAAACTGGCCTTGCGCGACGCGTTTGGCACCTTTCCCACTGGGGTAACGGTGGTGACCACGCGGCAGGCAGACGGCAAACCGCGCGGATTTACCGCCAATTCCTTTACTTCCGTATCGCTCGATCCGCCTCTACTGTTGATCTGCATCGCCAAGACCGCGCATAGCTGCGATGCGTTTTCCGAAGCTAGGCATTTTGGCATCAACGTCCTGTCTGAGGATCAAAAGGCTGTATCTGGCCTCTTTGCGTCACGCTCGCCCGATAAGTTTGCCGAGGCCGATTGGCACGAGGGGCACGAGGGCGTTCCACTGCTGGACGGCTCGCTCTGTACGTTCGCATGTGCCCGGCACAAGTTGGTGGATGCCGGCGATCACCTTGTCCTGATCGGCCGGGTTCTGGCGCATGAGAAAGTGGACAAGCAGCCTTTGGGATATTTTCGTGGGGGATATTTCTCGATCGGGCTGGAAGAGGAGCTGGTCAAGACCGCAGGCGAGGCAGACAATGTAGCCGTCGGCGCCCTGATCGTTCGGGACGGTCAGCTCGTTTTGCAGGTGCAGCAGGACGGATCGCTCGCCCTTCCTGCCGCACCCAGCAACAACTGCAATCTGGACGGCCTGATTACGTCGCTCAAGAAATCTGGCCTCAATCCGGTCCTGGAACATCTTTATGCCCTTTATCATGACCGCGCTACGGATCAGCACCGTATCTATTACCACGGCATAGTGACTGGCGATGTACCGGCGACGATGCGCTGTTTCGACCTTGCCGACATTCCCTTTGAAGCAATAAAATCTGCTGCCGAACGCAGCATGCTGGCACGCTACAGAGAAGAGTTCCGGCACGGCAGCTTTGGCATCTATCAAGGCGACCAAACTGCCGGAACGGTCAATCGGATCGCAGACAGAACACATTACCAAATTTGAAACGATAACAAGGACACGTCATGCTTGCTGAATTGAGAAAAGTCATCACCTACGATGAAACCATACATCGCGAGGGGCAGCGCGCCGCCACACCGCCACTGCGCATGATCGGTGTCGCGGCCGTGGTACGCAACCCGTGGGCGGGCCGGGATTTTGTGGAAGACCTCGGCCCCGACATCATGCGCATGGCCCCGCCTCTGGGCAAGATGCTGACCGAACGGCTGATCGCACTTGCCGGATCCGGCGACGCCATTGAAGCATATGGCAAAGCCTGCATCGCGGGCACAAATTGCGAGTTGGAGCATGCGTCGGCCCTGATCCACACGCTGCAATTCGGCAATTTCTACCGCGAGGCCGTCGGCGCCAAAAGCTATCTGGGCTTCACTAACACGCGCGGTCCCGCTAACACGCAAGTGCAAATCCCGCTGATGGACAAGCATGATACTGGCCGCCGCTCGCATTACCTGACGGTTCAATTCTCAATCCCAGACGCGCCAGCGGCGGACGAAATTGTGGTCGCGCTGGGTGCGTCGACTGGCGGGCGCCCACATCATCGCATCGGGGATCGCTATTCCGACCTAGCTGCCATGGGCCGCGACGTAGAAAACCCCGCTGGGGTTTCCTGACGCGCGATGCTGCAAGGCAGGACGTGTTCGATTACATTGAGATGTTCTACAACCCGACACGCAAGCACACGAACAACGGCATGCTATCGCCCATTAACTATAAAAAGAACAGAAGAAAATGAACGAGGCAGGCGTCTAGGAAAATAGGGGCACCTCAATGCGCTATCCGTTGCGTCGGTTAAAAACCTACAAACGTTGCTGACCGCTTCCAAAGACAAGATACTTAAAACTTGTCAATTGCTCTGCCCCGACTGGACCGCGTGCGTGCATTTTACCTGTCGCAATACCAATTTCAGCACCCATGCCAAACTCGCCCCCGTCCGCGAACTGGGTTGACGCGTTGTGCATCACGACGGCAGAATCGATGGCACTCATAAAACATTTTGCAGCTTCCATATCCTCAGAGAGGATCGCGTCCGTGTGACCTGACGAATGTTCCTGCACAAATGCGATGGCCTCGCTCAAGTCACCTACAATCTTTACAGATATGATATTGCTAAGATATTCTGTATCCCAATCTTCATCAGTCGCGGGCATGATACCCGGCAGAATACCTTGTGCTTCAGGGTCACCACGTAGCTCGCAATCCCCGAGTGCCGCGGCTAAGAGCGGCAATACCCGAACCGAGATCTTGCGGTCGATTACAACACATTCAGTCGCTCCGCAGATCCCCGTCCGGCGCATTTTTGCGTTCTGGACAATGCCCACGGCTCTCTCGACATCTGCGCTTTCGTGGATATAACTATGGTTGTTGCCATCCAGATGCAGCAGTGTCGGCACGCGGGCCTCCTTTTGCACCAGAGAGACCAATCCGCGTCCACCACGTGGGATGACAAGATCGACGGTGTCTGTGCTGTGCAATAGCAGCTTGACGGCCTCACGGTCACGGGTGTCGACCAATTGAACGGCATCTTCTGGCAGACCTGCCGCCTTAAGACCCGCTGCCAGACACGCGACGATAATGCGCGAGGAATGCAGACTCTCAGAACCGCCGCGCAGGATCACAGCATTGCCGGATTTTACGCAAAGCGCACCCGCATCCGAGCCGACGTTGGGACGCGACTCATATATCATCGCGATGACGCCAATCGGCACACTCACGCGGTCAATCTTCAGGCCATTGGGCCGGTCGAAACTTGCGAGGGTACGGCCCAACGGGTCGGATTGGTTTGCAATGGCATCGACGGCGTCCGCCATGGCGGCCACGCGGTCCTCGGTCAGGGTGAGGCGATCAATAAACGCAGCATCCTTTCCGCTAATGCTGTCCAAGTCGGTTGCGTTCGCAGCCAAAATCTCGCTCGCGCGGGCGCGCAATTCTTTTGCCGCTTCGTTCAATGCCTGATTGCGTTTTTCAGCCGACGCCAAAGACAATTTTTGCGCGGCCGCTTTTGCGCGTTGACCAAGGTTTGCAACGACGGCTGCTACGTCCATCTCGTTCGTATCGGTGCTCATATTGTATTTCCTGTTTACTGCGCCTGTTGCGCGGACCTTATTTCAATTCGGCGGCGCGTCGATATGCGGCCTGCGCGGTATCATTTAGAAGCGCGTCCAGTTGCCCGTCGCGTCGCAGCTCGTCCAATCCGGCTTGTGTCGTTCCGTTCTTGCTGGTTACCGAGTTTCGCAAGTCCTCCAGCGAGGCATCAGACTGTCGGGCGGTTTCAACCGTGCCGCTGATGGTATCAAACACCAGAGCACGCGATGTTTTTTCGTCAAAGCCCAAGCTCTTGGCCGCTTCGACATAGCTGCGCATAATCTCGAACACATATCCCGGACCGCTTCCGCTCACAGCAGTCAGGCGGTCAATTTCATCCTCGCTGGCAAGGGGAACGCACCGGCCTGTCTGAGCGATCAAGGCGGTTACCTCTGCGATCTGTTGTTTGGTGCAAGCCGGGTTTGCATAGAGCCCTGAAACGCCCATCCCCACCATCGCGGCCAGATTTGGCATGACGCGAATGATAGCACCCTCTCCGACAATATTTGCCAAGGTTACAATACTGCACCCAGCCGCGATCGATACGAAACAGCCGCCCGCTTTCAAGGCGGGAATGTAATCGGGCAGCAAGTCGGCGATCATCTGTGGCTTGATTGCGATGACAATAACATCAAATTCTGCGGATGGCAGAGATGTCGCTTTTGTGACATGGGTAATGCCCTCTGGAAGGTCTGCGGCGGCGGGGTCGGCGACTGTAAACTGGTTGCCATCGTGATTGACCCATTGGCGCAGCATCGCGCCGCCCATCTTGCCGCACCCTATTAGAAGTATCTTCAACTTCGGTCTCCTTGTCTTCGGCGAAACCGCACACATTATGTGACGCGCCCCTTTAATAGGGCGCTGGTTCAAACCGGTGAATTTTTATCGGCGCCAAGCAGCCCAAATGCGTCGGAAATTACGCTGCAGCGCAGCAACCTGTTTGCATTCGCTTACGGGGCGCGTGTTATACGACACCCAAACACCTGAATGAGGTCTTGCTATACGGCTGCGTCCAAGGACGCAAACGGTTAGCATTTTTCCTCTTAATACAAATGGATACCGGAGGTATCATATGTCTACGAAAAAAAAGATCGTTGTCAAAATCGGATCAAGCTTGCTCGCCAATAGCAGCAATCTAACACTGCGCTATGCTTTTATGAACG
It encodes:
- a CDS encoding alpha/beta fold hydrolase, encoding MTTMKTPDGTSYEIAGPENAPCIVLIHGLGLNRQCWQWTTPALIGDYRVLTYDLFGHGYSAAPPQMPSLQLFSRQLTDLLDYCGIESAAITGFSLGGMIARRTAQDAPDRVAALAILHSPHQRTDAAQAAILKRVQQARKEGPASTVDAAVGRWFTDDFRHANPAMMDLVRTWVMANDIAIYHTIYKVLASGIAEITASSPPLTCPTLVMTGDEDYGNGPEMAAAIAAEIEGAEVHILPGLRHMALAENPDAVNQPLQAFFDRVFKGRAL
- a CDS encoding CoA transferase, whose product is MTTDILKGIRILDLSRMLSGPYCTMMLADHGAEVIKIEGAGGDTSRTNGPFRDDDPDHLWAGYFVSLNRNKKSVQLDLKSEEGKAAFRRLAATAEVVVENFRPGVMDRLGLSYESLAEANPKLVYAAIRGFGDPRTGDSPYSDWPSYDVVAQAMGGVMAITGPDADSPTKVGPGVGDIFTGLMMSFGIMAALREAEATGKGQFTDVAMYDAMISLCERATYLHDMASATPGPEGNGHPFLAPFGVFPATDGAVALGVVDDAFWRALAQIMGQPELGTDLRYATRGARALHRADVNNLVSEWTAQHGKADLTGLLGGKVPYGPLNTIEDIFADPHVAARGMLAQINHPTEAGKPWTVSANPLRFGGRPDGVYAPPPKLGEHNELAQFAASQQPRPEDKLALRDAFGTFPTGVTVVTTRQADGKPRGFTANSFTSVSLDPPLLLICIAKTAHSCDAFSEARHFGINVLSEDQKAVSGLFASRSPDKFAEADWHEGHEGVPLLDGSLCTFACARHKLVDAGDHLVLIGRVLAHEKVDKQPLGYFRGGYFSIGLEEELVKTAGEADNVAVGALIVRDGQLVLQVQQDGSLALPAAPSNNCNLDGLITSLKKSGLNPVLEHLYALYHDRATDQHRIYYHGIVTGDVPATMRCFDLADIPFEAIKSAAERSMLARYREEFRHGSFGIYQGDQTAGTVNRIADRTHYQI
- a CDS encoding amino acid synthesis family protein; this encodes MLAELRKVITYDETIHREGQRAATPPLRMIGVAAVVRNPWAGRDFVEDLGPDIMRMAPPLGKMLTERLIALAGSGDAIEAYGKACIAGTNCELEHASALIHTLQFGNFYREAVGAKSYLGFTNTRGPANTQVQIPLMDKHDTGRRSHYLTVQFSIPDAPAADEIVVALGASTGGRPHHRIGDRYSDLAAMGRDVENPAGVS
- a CDS encoding glutamate-5-semialdehyde dehydrogenase encodes the protein MSTDTNEMDVAAVVANLGQRAKAAAQKLSLASAEKRNQALNEAAKELRARASEILAANATDLDSISGKDAAFIDRLTLTEDRVAAMADAVDAIANQSDPLGRTLASFDRPNGLKIDRVSVPIGVIAMIYESRPNVGSDAGALCVKSGNAVILRGGSESLHSSRIIVACLAAGLKAAGLPEDAVQLVDTRDREAVKLLLHSTDTVDLVIPRGGRGLVSLVQKEARVPTLLHLDGNNHSYIHESADVERAVGIVQNAKMRRTGICGATECVVIDRKISVRVLPLLAAALGDCELRGDPEAQGILPGIMPATDEDWDTEYLSNIISVKIVGDLSEAIAFVQEHSSGHTDAILSEDMEAAKCFMSAIDSAVVMHNASTQFADGGEFGMGAEIGIATGKMHARGPVGAEQLTSFKYLVFGSGQQRL
- a CDS encoding pyrroline-5-carboxylate reductase family protein, which gives rise to MKILLIGCGKMGGAMLRQWVNHDGNQFTVADPAAADLPEGITHVTKATSLPSAEFDVIVIAIKPQMIADLLPDYIPALKAGGCFVSIAAGCSIVTLANIVGEGAIIRVMPNLAAMVGMGVSGLYANPACTKQQIAEVTALIAQTGRCVPLASEDEIDRLTAVSGSGPGYVFEIMRSYVEAAKSLGFDEKTSRALVFDTISGTVETARQSDASLEDLRNSVTSKNGTTQAGLDELRRDGQLDALLNDTAQAAYRRAAELK